The DNA sequence aaaggacgcagggacaaagcagtcaagctctacatcatcttggatgatcagagtaataagtcactagccagatctatgttttttgacattctaaaccttaaaggccccagcagtccttactcccttaagacttgtgcaggtacagtggaaacggcggggagaagagctgatggCCTACAAATTGAATTTATGGATgataagacatgcctacccttacttaccataatagagtgcaaccagatgccagacaacagatcagagattcaaACACCAGACgtagcagctcaccagactcacttgaatcacatagcacatctcataccagaactagatgattaggctcagataatcttactcctagggagatatcttgcaagtccacaaagtaagaaaactgatctaCGGttctaaaaatgccccatatgcccaaaaactggatctcgggtgggtcattataggtgatgtttgcctgggaggtgcacacaaacatgcatctgttaataacctgctcactagtaccctcgagaatggtcatccttctcttttccaaccctgtcaaaatcacattctcataaaggagctaccacacaacaatcctgtacctcttcccttcctaagtcccctctgtgacagcaatacctatgacaatgaccaaagcaacttaggaagcacagttttcaggagaacaaaggaagacaaccaggtagcaatttccattgaggataggctcttcttagaagttatggaaaggagtatggagaaagacgggactaatagctgagTTGCACCttttccctttagaccacaaagacgacatttgcctaacaacagagaaatAACATATAAACGtttcacttccctaagacacaatcttcaaagaaaactggagatgaaagaacatttcctttccttcatggaaaaatattccagaatggtcatgctgagatagcctcaaacctcaaagactcagaggaatgctgttACTTACCTATATTtgagtctatcaccctaagaagccagggcagattagagtggtgttcgattccagtgccaaacatgagggtgtctctctaaatgatgtcctcccctctggccctgaccttaacaacagactattaggagtacttcttcgcttttgCAAAGATTCAGTTGCATTCATGGcggacatacagcaaatgttctattgctttcttgttaaagaagaacactgaaactttctgaggtttctctggttcagggacaacaacccctctggagacatcacagaatacatcatgagggtgcacatatttggcaatagtccttcccctgcagttggtatatatggcctcagacattctgctagagtgggagagtcagagtatgggtcagatgtcagacagtttgtggacaaggatttctatgtagatgattgcttgaaatcactacccacaaatgaagccgcaatcagtctcctcaaaagaactcaggcaatgcttgcttgttccaacttaagactccacaagattgcttccaacagtagagaagttttagaagcctttcctgtccaagatcattctaacgagttaaataacttagatctaggcacagactcacttcccatgcaacgcagtcttggtttgctttgggacttaaaatctgacacatttactttccaagtaaacacagaagaaaaaccctttactcgtagaggtgtcctgtctaccataaacagcctgtatgatcccttaggctttgcagcacctgtcaccatccagggtaaagcactactgagagacttaacctgtgagtcactagattgggaccaccctctccccaccaacaagaagaacctatggttagagtggaaggactcactaacagctctattcAACCTTAAAATTCtacgaccatatgctcctctgtcttctgctgacgttcagatgcaaagactttacCAAAAAGATTTTATGTGTTtttggatgcttctgttaaagcaattgctgcttacctgaaaaccatagacactaaaggacaatgccacataggttTCGTAATGAGGAAAGCAGAACTAgcagaacttgcaccacttcccgaacacaccatacccaggctggaacagCAAGACTGCACATGGaccttcaacccacctcactcttctcacatgggaggtgtttgggagaggatgataggcatagcccgcagaattcttgactcctacaagtaggaactgcaagacttactcacaaatgtttagtgacatttatggcaaaggttacagctatcattaacaccagacatccatttcaagtgactctgaagatccagtggtcctcacacctgccatgttactcacgcaaaagactagtcttgccggtgctccagctggagagttttgtgagaaggacctttacaaacgtcaatggagacaagtacaaacccttgccaataccttctggaattGGTGGAGAGagcaatatatatctactctacaagtaaggagaaaatGGCACACTGAAAAgcttaatcttaaacctggtgatgttgtgctcatgaaagattgccaggcactaaggaatatgtggcctttaggtttgatcaccaaagtactgccaagcaaggataatcgtgtccgtaaggtcaaggtcaagatctttcaacagaatgaggttaaagtattcttgagaccagtgactgaACTTATCCTGTAGCTCTCTACGGAGAACTCTTTTAGTGACATCACTTgctgtcaggcggggagtgttctgtccaccagatgttttatactggttatttgtacctgtgttgttaaatttacatgcaaaatgtgtagtaatttacttaagacaatcatatgtggtgtgcaggctccatcaagcgttcctttttggtattgctgcagttctgtttaattgtttattgtatgtgtaaataaggaagttgtcagcaagcagggaattctgggtagaatcttggcaggaagtgaaccatccaccattcttttcaacacattgcaggaagcaagtcatgtctttcgcaatctatcgccatcactccttagagaacttaaaaatttcacctggcttgttctaataaagctgagatcaaagaaatatggtatctacagttataggaataagaaggtttagctagctgttcCAGAGACAGAACACCGGTGGCAAGTGCCATTTCCTGAAATGACAATCTATGCCCCACAGTGTGCACACCCACCAGCTGGTCCGTGACTTGCTTGGGAGCAGAAAGCGATCATGTGACCTGCTCTTTTAAAGGCAGACAATCAATTACaggcaagtaaaaaaataaataaacccagaTTAGGAAGAAGGCTAGATGACATGAGAACATGTTCTCAACTCTCCTTAaggttacaactactttaataacAGCATTGTTGTCATTTTAGAAACATTTATTCAGAATAGGATAAAAATTGTACATAGAACAGTACAACTTGCTTTTTTGTTCTTTAAAAGAAAATGCTGTATAACATATTTGACATgaatacttattattatttttattttttatttttttttagggttccTTACTATTGGACTATCATCtgtgaaaaggaaaaaagggaattaTTTACTTGAAACTATTAAGTCTGTATTTGAACAGTCAAGTTATGAAGAACTGAAAGAAATAGCTGTAGTTGTTCATTTAGCAGAGTTTGACCTGAGCTGGTGTGAAAGCATAGTGCAAGATATATCAAGAAAATTCTCTCATCATATTATTGCTGGAAGACTAGCAATTATCCACACTCCAGTACAATTCTACCCTGTCTTAGAAGGTCTGAAAAGAAATTACAATGACCCTGATGCCAGAGTCAAATTTAGATCCAAACAAAACGTTGACTATGCCTATCTATTAAACTTTTGTGCTAACCTTTCTGATTATTATCTCATGCTGGAAGATGATGTCAGGTGTTCTAAGAATTTTTTGACAGCAATTAAAAAAGTTATTAACTCGCGGAAAGGGTCAAACTGGGTCACCTTGGAGTTTTCAAAACTAGGATACATTGGCAAGCTCTATCACACTTATGATCTACCACGTCTAGCCCATTTTTTACTCATGTTTTACCAGGAAATGCCTTGCGATTGGCTGCTTATTCATTTCAGAAGCCTTTTAGCTCAGAAAGAAACAATTCGATTTAAGCCTTCACTTTTTCAGCATATGGGATATTATTCATCTTATAAAGGTGCTGAGAATAAGCTGAAGGATGATGACTTTGAGGAGGACTCATTTGATATACCCGATAACCCACCTTCAGTCCTCAACACAAATATGAATGTCTTTGAAAATTATGATGTCCATAAAGCATACAGCAGTACAGAAGAATACTTCTGGGCAAAGACTCCTTCTAGTGGTGACTTTTATcacattgtgtttgaaaaacctaTCAAAATAAGCAAAATCAAAGTCTGCACAGGAACAGAAGATCGCCAAAATGATATCTTGCATCATGGAATATTAGAAGTTGGAGAAAGACTAGTTGGGAGTAAAAGGAACAAAAAGTGTACTACTTATCTTAGATTAGGTGAATTCAAAGATGGGAACTTTGAAACGGACAACATAGATCATAAAGTCCTTTTTAACATTGACTGTATTCGAATTCTAGTGACTAAAAACCAAAATGAATGGCTAATTATTAAAAGCATAAGTGTTTGGACTATTGACTCAAATTAATGAGATGGTGATGTTTCTTCCTTATGGAAGAAAGACATTTCAGTTGAGTGCCAACTGGCTTATTTCACTAATGGACTTCTCTTTTGCTAATATGTTAAATTTAAGTGAAAAATTAGAGTGATATACTAAagttatattttattctcttagTCCAGGGATCCTGTATCCCAAATTCACATCAAACACCCAGCCATGTGTAGAAGCTTTAAAGAATATAGCATTTCTTACACATGACTGGATATTTGAAGCAATTCACAATTCATTAAACTAACTGAGAAAATGCTACTTTAGTTTATTCATCCTATTACCTGGAGGAGATGGCTATTTATATTTTACTATTTCTGTCAGGCAAAAAATTCAGTTTCTTGGTGTTTTtgaatgttttctattttctataaaACAGAAGCATCATTTCTTCTTTTgcctaaattattttttatttcttgaaGAATACAGACTTATGcgtttaaaaaatataaacatgaaAATTGAATAATATGTGTTATTTGGTTACATCCTATGTCCTGtgtttataactgtattgtcttttTGGTATTTTACTACCTCTATTTTGTTTCTCTACTAA is a window from the Aquarana catesbeiana isolate 2022-GZ linkage group LG03, ASM4218655v1, whole genome shotgun sequence genome containing:
- the MGAT4C gene encoding alpha-1,3-mannosyl-glycoprotein 4-beta-N-acetylglucosaminyltransferase C; amino-acid sequence: MRCFRKRSAIPVLGVLIFCLLFMNLYIEDEYVVEEDKRLKEASTQQFNADQYVYTIRDFSNFSSSLNVTYRILAGIPVSRKRFLTIGLSSVKRKKGNYLLETIKSVFEQSSYEELKEIAVVVHLAEFDLSWCESIVQDISRKFSHHIIAGRLAIIHTPVQFYPVLEGLKRNYNDPDARVKFRSKQNVDYAYLLNFCANLSDYYLMLEDDVRCSKNFLTAIKKVINSRKGSNWVTLEFSKLGYIGKLYHTYDLPRLAHFLLMFYQEMPCDWLLIHFRSLLAQKETIRFKPSLFQHMGYYSSYKGAENKLKDDDFEEDSFDIPDNPPSVLNTNMNVFENYDVHKAYSSTEEYFWAKTPSSGDFYHIVFEKPIKISKIKVCTGTEDRQNDILHHGILEVGERLVGSKRNKKCTTYLRLGEFKDGNFETDNIDHKVLFNIDCIRILVTKNQNEWLIIKSISVWTIDSN